One genomic region from Vanacampus margaritifer isolate UIUO_Vmar chromosome 2, RoL_Vmar_1.0, whole genome shotgun sequence encodes:
- the LOC144042797 gene encoding nuclear distribution protein nudE homolog 1-like, translating into MEDSDVPQFGSLKEEVHYWKEQAAKHQHREEEAQEELQEFQQMSRDYEAELEAELKVYETRNRELLAANNRLRMDLENYKEKYGTQHSEACRQMTTLEGELAETTSIRDHLHKYVRELEQANDDLERAKRATIMSLEDFELRMNQAIERNAFLESELDDKEDLLESVQRLKDEARDLRQELAVQHKQQTHATSIPSEPSSSSSSSSSSSAPTPTTATVPTPALTHPDKMSATTPVRVPATKAQMPSVNTGEVSTSGSPLTTSARISALNIVGELLRKVGNLESKLASCREYVHEQPAGRRLPTGNIPDVPPANGLYHKGLVKRLDFGAGGKLLL; encoded by the exons ATGGAGGATTCCGACGTGCCTCAGTTTGGATCCTTGAAAGAGGAAGTGCACTACTGGAAGGAGCAGGCTGCCAAGCACCAGCACag agAAGAGGAGGCCCAGGAGGAGCTGCAGGAGTTCCAGCAAATGAGTCGCGACTACGAGGCCGAGTTGGAAGCGGAGCTCAAAGTATACGAGACGAGGAACCGTGAGCTGCTCGCCGCCAACAACCGCCTGCGAATGGACCTGGAAAACTACAAG GAGAAGTACGGCACGCAGCACTCGGAGGCGTGTCGCCAGATGACGACGCTGGAGGGCGAGCTGGCCGAGACGACGTCCATCCGAGACCACCTGCACAAGTACGTCAGGGAGCTGGAACAGGCCAACGACGACCTGGAGAGAGCCAAGAG GGCGACCATCATGTCGCTGGAAGACTTTGAGCTGCGTATGAATCAGGCCATCGAGAGGAACGCCTTCCTGGAGAGCGAGCTGGACGACAAGGAGGACCTTCTGGAGTCTGTGCAGAGGCTCAAGGACGAGGCCAGAG ACCTGCGCCAGGAGCTGGCTGTGCAGCACAAGCAGCAAACACACGCAACCAGCATCCCCTCAGAAccttcgtcgtcgtcgtcatcatcatcatcatcttcggcCCCTACGCCCACCACAGCCACCGTCCCCACGCCGGCCCTCACACATCCAGACAAAATGTCTGCCACCACGCCCGTTAGAGTGCCCGCCACCAAAGCCCAAATGCCGTCCGTCAATACGG GTGAGGTTAGCACATCAGGGAGTCCTCTTACGACATCCGCCAGGATTTCGGCGCTCAACATTGTCGGTGAACTGCTCAGGAAAGTCGGG AATCTGGAGTCCAAGCTGGCGTCGTGTCGCGAGTACGTCCATGAGCAGCCGGCCGGCCGCAGACTCCCAACCGGGAATATCCCCGACGTGCCGCCTGCCAACGGACTCTACCACAAAGG GCTGGTCAAGAGGTTGGACTTTGGAGCGGGAGGCAAATTGCTACTGTGA